The proteins below come from a single Terriglobales bacterium genomic window:
- a CDS encoding response regulator yields MSQVLMVEDLDSDVRELQAALREIGDFELRSYRAASQAVEHLSSTFQEGKEKPKLIIVDLNLPNSSGYELLRYYHSHPNCHEIPLVVWSVMDGETDQKLTTWMGAKKLISKNSGPTTLKKSLAAFLAPEANKQSAQRV; encoded by the coding sequence ATGTCCCAAGTTTTGATGGTCGAAGACCTCGACAGCGACGTGCGCGAACTGCAAGCTGCTTTGCGTGAAATTGGCGATTTTGAGCTGCGCAGCTATCGTGCTGCCTCGCAGGCCGTCGAGCATCTTTCGTCGACGTTCCAAGAGGGTAAGGAGAAGCCGAAGCTCATCATTGTCGACTTGAATCTGCCGAATTCGAGCGGATACGAACTCCTCAGGTACTACCACTCCCATCCTAACTGCCACGAGATTCCCCTCGTTGTTTGGTCCGTTATGGACGGTGAAACCGACCAGAAGCTGACCACATGGATGGGAGCGAAGAAACTCATCTCTAAGAACAGCGGACCGACGACATTGAAGAAGTCGCTCGCAGCTTTTCTTGCGCCGGAAGCAAACAAACAATCGGCCCAGCGCGTCTAG